Sequence from the Drosophila subpulchrella strain 33 F10 #4 breed RU33 chromosome 3R, RU_Dsub_v1.1 Primary Assembly, whole genome shotgun sequence genome:
GTTTGCAGTGTTTGTGCAAATCAAAGTGCTCCCAGAATGCCTGTAAAATGTGCGAAACCCATCTTGAGAAACACTTTTCGTAGTTTCGACCAGTGAACCATGGATAGGCCATCCCCGGAAGAGGCGGGTAAGCACCGGGGGTTAAGTAACGCCATCGCAATCTTCGGAGCCCCAGGCGGCGATCTCCGATCGATTAAGTCAGCGCTATTTCCAGTGTACCTCGTGTGATGGTGCCtctgtgtttgtgtgtgtgtgtgtggggcagaccgaaataaacaaaaaagcgAAATCGCGATTGGGTGTGTTGTTATTGTTTAACCAAACTCTGATTTTTTCCCCTCAATGTGTGAAGCCTCCTTCAGCGAAGCACGGAAACAGATCTTGGAAATCGCCCGGAATCGACCTGGCACCCAGGTGGCCAAGTGCATCCTCGCCTACGATGAGCAGCTGGACCTCGGATCGCTGATCCTCCTGCTCGAGGAGCTCTCCAAGAACACCGACTACTCCACAGACCTGCGGATATCACTGGGATATGTGAGTATTATGTTGCAGAAAACGATAGCAACGCACTTATCATTCAGCTCTGAAGTTGTAACCCTATATTGGAAAATCTAGTAAAACCGCTTTCTAAGTTAAATCGAAGTACAGTGAAACTCGTATTaagtaatacattttattCACGCACTAAAGATAATATGAACATGAAGAGGCATTGAAAATTAAAGGACTATGAGttatatattgaaaaaaaattgatggtaaaaattcaaaaaaaattcttatataTCATTAAGAGTGAATACTAATTAGTTTCAATAAGCAACTTAATTAAAAactcatattttaaaacatttatattcATTATCAGCTAATATTAAAACAGAAACGCCTCATAAAAGTCTTAAAACAAGTATAATTCTTATAAAATAACCTGATCATATACCATCTAATCAATCACTTATATTTTACAGTACATTGAGGAGCTACTGCGCCACTGTTTGGGAAGTAACCATGTTGCCCGGCGATCGGCCATTGTGGCGGCGGGAAGTGCCCTCCAGTACTGCGGCAAGATCTATGGAGACCGCGTGGAGTACATGTACCAGGTGGTGGAGCACCAGATCGAGGCCCTGCTCACCTCAGAGCCTCAGAAGGAGCCGGCCAGCGGCAGCAGTGGGTGAGTTCGGGTCAGAAGAGGAGAAAAGAAGAAAAGGGAAGATAAAGCCATGTGCTTCGCGATTGACGCCATTATGTCTGTCCAGGCGTCGTCTCTTATCACTCCAGAATTCCGAATACCGCTTATCGAGCTTCCCGTTACGCCCCCATCTTCGGCTTTGTTTACGTTAATATCAGTTCAGTGAAGCCGGCTCCGCTTCCCGTTTGATCACATGTTAATGAATGGCGAAACACGTTTTTGGGATCTCTAAAACAAATAAGAGAGTACAGAAATAAATGAGTAGTGAGCCAGGCGAAAAGAGAAATGAACATGGGCATTATATCAttcataaaattaaacatCAGCCACCAACACCATTAAACAGTTTTTGATCATACCCACTAGTATGTTAAAGTTGGCATACAAAGTTATCAGCTTTTAAAGACACTTTTTTCAATTATCAGCACAacccaaaatattaaaagctcACTCGACCTAAATAATCGAAATCTAATCATTTCTGACTGCTTAAGAAATTCGATTAatatgattaaaataaatgaaacagaaaataagaaatataatgtTCGACGACATTTAGAATAAGGAGGGTCAACTCTTGTTAATCTGCGTTTTGCGATATactaatttttattcttaatacATTTACAGAGCGGACAACAATGCCCCTAAGCCGGAGGAGCCGCGCAAACGCCGCGCCAAGAAGCTGACCAAGAAGGAAGTAGATCCCTATCTGCTCACCGTGGAACCGCGAAGATTCAAGACGATGTCGGACGAGAAAAGGTTCAACCAGACGGGCTTTGTGAAGTGCACGAGGAATCGGACGATAGAGTACCTTTATCAGGATCACACGCCGCCCAACCTGTGGAGACACGCGCCCATTGTGGATCCCCACAATCCCTACGACCAGGATGAGAAGAAGCAGTACAAAATGTTTACGTATCATGTGGAGCATCGATATAACACGCTGCTGCCAGACATTCCCTTCGAGCGGTTAAATCTGATCAAGGAATATGTGCATTCGAACCAGGTGAACACTGCGGAGATACTAAACGAGCACATGACCACGAAGGATTACCTGGACGAGTACATTGCGCTGGAAAACCAAATGCTGGCCGCACGCTATGGAGCCACTGTCAGGACGAGAAGAAGAATGGACGAATCGGGGAAAAGATCACTGGATGGCACTACGGAAACGGAGCTGGCGAAAAAAGTGCGACTGGAGGAGAATCAGCCCATGGATTTGGAAGAAACTGCACCTGCTGTAGCAATGGACGTCGATAAACTGACGATGAGGGAAAACGATATATCACTAGCCACCGGCGATGGTTTGCAGAACCAGATATCAGTGGATTTGGGACTGGGCGAATCAATCAACACAAGTCAGGAGGACAGCACGATCAATACCACGATGGACGTCAGCCAGGTGGAGAATTCCACTTTAAGCGTTAGCCAAGTTGACTCCGCTTTAAGCGAAAGTCAAGTGCAGGACTCGTCCCTGAGCGCCAGCCAGGTTGATAACTCCTTGAGTGTTAGCCAAGTAGAGAATCCCCCGCTGAGCAGCACGTTGGCCATCAACGAGTCCAGTGTCTTGGACAGCACGAGACTGGACTTGCCACCCCCTAAAGACGAATCTCTCGAGGAGCTGTTGCAAATCGATTCCGGGATCGGTATGGAAGAGGTTTCCCATTCCTCTCACGTGCATACAGGTAAACCAATGGCAAACCAACGCCTGCCAAGCGTACTAAGGATAAGtgtttttttaatcttttgtttttagttttgaaaatactCACGTTATTGTTTccctttgttttttattttggcacTTGATCCCGCACTTGCATTCGTTCATTGCATTTGTCACGGCAGGCCAGTCTTTTGACGATGAAGGTGTTGTTCTTTCAGATGTAGAAGATCACCGCCTGCTGACGGACCTGATAATCAGTTCCGAAGAGATAGAAGCGAAGACAGTTCAAATTATTGAGATGAATGACGATGTGGCAGTGAATGTTCCCAGGGAGGTCTGCTACCCCATTCTGCTGAATTTTTTGAGACTTCCACATAAGGGCCTGCGTCGTAAATGTTTCTTTAAACTTCCAACAGCGTTTGACTTGTTCAAGCAAGCGGTAAGTGTCAAAtgtcaaatatattttgttttatatctGAGCAAAACTAATaacatgaaatatttttagcgACTTCCTGCCAAGCGAGAAGCACAACCAAAGCCTCCAACCGCGGCCAGAGTTTCGACTTTGCGGACAGATAAAGAAACTCCCCAAACAACGGAAAGGAATACCGGCTCTTCCAGTTGCTTAGAGTTTGACGAGGAGTTTAGTAAGTCACTTGCTTTGCGGTACTATTTCACTTTGTATTATTGATTgtcatgtatatattttatagatTTCTTGGGCTTTCATCAACGTCGACCCACATTCGACTCTGGTTTTGATATTGAGGACATGCGAGTTGGGTCAGGAGCTGTTTCTACCATCGGAGAAGTTAAAGTTGAGGTTGAAGACCCAACTGAAAACCAAGCGAGTAAGGCAATTAACGAAACTGTGGCCGAAGCCCTAGAAGAGTCTGTAAACATCAGAATGGAAAGTGGATTGGGGGATTCAATAGCTTCTGAGATAAATGACACTACCGCAAACCAGGGTGCAGATTCGTCAAAACTTGAAGTGACTGAAAACTCCGGAACGGAAAGCGGATTGGAGGCTACAGCTAACTCAGGAATGGAGAGCGGATTGGGACCGAACATAAGTTCTGAATTGGACGCCACCGCTGAGCCAAACGCATTGGACAGCGGAATTTTAGATACCACTCAACTTGACAATTCAGCATTGGAGATCTCCACAATGCTAGACCTAACAACCTTAAATGACAAAGCACCTGCGAAGGATTTGCCTGCTAATACACCAGCACCAGATGATAGTATACAGGATGCAGGCGTCGAGGACTGCGGTGATTCAATAAGATCCGAATCGCCGCTGGAAAATGACATCTCCGATATCCCTGATTCCAGCTCTATGGTAAATATGCAGGCTATACAACGatagaagaaaatattaaCGCAATCATTGTAGATTCGAGACTGGCATAGAAGGCTGGCTCCCGCTTTGGAGGCAGCTCATGAACGCCAGAATTTTAACATCAAAGACCTGGGCACTGAGATCTTGGAGGTTTGTAAGGCGGGCGATGGAACAGCCACTTTAGCTGAAGTCATGGCTGACAAGGATCCTAGTATCATGTGTCGCTACATGCTGGCCTCACTAGTACTGGTTAGTAAATTAGTTTTATCGAAAAGGAACCCTctgcaataacaataacacCTATTTTCCAGACGAACCACGGGAACGTGACCTTGCATTTCGGAAATCGCGATAAAAGTAAGCCCATCGAAATGTCTCAGTTTCATATGAAACTGAAGAGTACGCAGCGAATGGAAATACATCCCGAGGATGACGTCGGCAACATGAGTGCAGCCAAGAGTAAATCGGATGTCAATATGAAGGCCGGGCCGAGCAAACCGGCGCATGTACAAATGAAGCGAAAGTCTACGGACATGGCTTCTCCCGAGGTGTTTGCAAAAACTGTGCGTTTGATTCAGCCCATCCCAAAGATGAGGCCGACTCCCTCCGATGCCGACTCGGGGATATCTTCGATGGGCTCTTCATTGGCATCGGCACCTCCATAAAATTAGTAGTAGTCTTGTGTCCTGTCTTAAATGTGTTGATTAGTTATATTCAAGCCCCTGTGTAGGCTCGTAGCGTCCAGTTGTAGTATCCAGTTTGTGTGCCCCCCTATCCGAATTATGTATGTAAAtctttatattatattattttcaggTCCAGCGAACAATGCACTTTACGCAGCAGTACAACAAGATCAAGAGGCTGCGCTAAATTTAAGATCTTGCCAGATATCGAATTATTATCCATTATGTTCAAATGTAAGTTTAGACCGCCCAATATGAACAGGCTGGCAATAGTATCCATTGATTTAAGATTATGTATGGCGCAATATGTGTTTAAAATAGGGAATATTTGTACAAATCTTAGTATTAGCTTCCTAGGCAGACTTGCAATAGAAAGTTTAGTTTGCTTTAAGCTTAACTTGACGCAATATTTTCTTAGAATAATGATCCAGTATTATCTAAGCTCGATTTCCTTAAGCATGAATGCCGCTTTTTAGTTTCCATTATTTTACGCTTTATTACTTTTTTCTTTTGAaattcaaacatttttattcatttatatttcttttgctcttttttatttacttttcatctttgattttttatttatagttttatttctttaatgatttcttacaaatttaattttcatccaccttttaattacattttgaaaaatgGCCTTTTGATTGACACAGTAATtgttttggaaatcttcatGAGCAGATAGTACTACTATCAAGTACCTGATCTCTTACTGTACAAAAGTATATTATTAGTTTCTTCGGACATAAGTATAAAGTCAGATAATAGATGTGCAAGATGTCGCTAAGATTATagtgtatatatgtatgtatttaccAGAGGGCAAGCAAATGTCTATTTACAAACAGTAagaaataatgtttttttcaTAGATGTACGAGTAGTTCTTAAGGAATAAAACGAAATCATGCAATCacttaaatatgttttaatgAACGTGAGTCGAAGAATCTGGCTAATGCTAATGCTATTCCGAATCACTGCTGCCCGATTTGTGCTCCTCCTCCTTTTTCTCCTCAGTCTTGTAGTGCCGATACTCCTTCTTGAGCTCCCACATGTTCTTGTGCGGATTCTTCATGTTATAATCGCAGACATCCTTGAGAATCTCCTTCAGATAGCTAATGGGCTGGTTGGTGATCTTGACCAGATCCTTGATGTTATAGTACTGGTGCTTCTCGAAGGCGTGGAAGAGCATGTCCATCACGGCGTTCTTGTCGTCGCGCGCCTTCTTGCCCTCCGCCTTCTTACGCTCCCGGTATTCGATCTGCAGGGATATAAATGTAAGTAAATAGAACCAGCAAAGGATTCATGGTTGTACTCACATTGTGTGCGTGATCCTTGACGGGCTTGAAGTTCTGGACGATCTTGTCGATGGGCTGCACCCGGCGCTGTGGCTCCGATGCCTTTCGGATAGACTCCAGCTTTAGCTTCATGTAGCAAGTGTCGGCGATGGGCCGGCACTCCAGCTTCTGGACAATCCTGCCCTCCATGTACAGCTTCTCGTTGTCCGGCTGTGCCGCTGGAGTCGTCGAGTTCTCCTTGCCATCGGACGGAGCCATGTGCGAGAACACGCCGAGCGTCTGCTTGGTGACCTGTGACACGTCCAGGACGTGCTCCGTGGGTATCTTCTCGTCGGGATCCAGGGCCAGTACCGCGGGCGTGAGAGAGAGCGAGACCTGGGCCTTCTGTCCGGGAGTCTTGTTGATCCGCAGCTTGCCCACGTCCATGTTCGTGGGGGCTTTCTCCCACTTCTGGGCAATATACTTGGGCACCTTCACCAGCCACACGCCACGACCGGCGTTGGACAGGTCCAGGTCCTTGTCAATGATCTGCGTCTTGTCCTTCTCGTCCTTCGAcattttgtttgatttaaaaGGTGAAATGAAATAAGCCCAGTGATCAGCCTCCAagaaatatactttttaataccaattttagtttttaaaatataccaaaacATATTCAAGCGGTCACGCTATAACAATCGATTTCAACTATCGATAGTTTCACTCGGCaatcaatttcaaaaataaGTATTATATTTCAGCATGTTAATGCCAGTGTTCACTGTAAAAAGGCtcggaaaaataaaattttttaatgttttattttattaatgactctaaatgttaaaaaatataacataatttaattttgtctGATTTACCAAGtctaatattttgttttcacCCCACGACCCCTGAATTTaggttttaatattattttattgtttctttTAAATTAGGTTGACAGCATGATGATTGTGTAGAATCTATTCTtcctcctcgtcctcctcctcttctTCGTCATCGAGATCTTCTTCGTAGTTGTTGCCACCAGTGGGGGTAACATTGGAGCCTAGCTCGATGACCGGTTCCTGTTCCTCGATGGGCGTCACGGGCTCCTCAACCAGAGGCTCGTTGACCTCGGCCTCGGCCTCGGTGTCGTTCTTCTGGATGGCCTGCAGCTCCTGGGCGGCGATCTCGGATTCCTGGCGGGCGATCTCGGCCAGCTCGGCGGCCTGGCGAGCAAGTTCGCCCTCACTCTCCTTCTCGATCTCCGCCAGGCGCTCCAGCTCCTGCTCCCGGAGACGCTGCTCTTCCTCCAGACGAGCTTCTTCGGCGGCACGGGCTTCTTCGGCGGCTTGGGCCTCTTCGGCGGCCTTCTGGGCGGCTTCTTCCTCAGCCCTCAGGGCGGCCTCTTCAGCGGCCTTTTGGGCGGCTTCTTCGGCCAGACGAGCCTCTTCGGCAGCTTGAAGGGCGGCTTCTTCAGCGGCCTTTTGGGCAGCTTCTTCGGCGGCCTTCTGGGCGGCAGCCTCTTCTGCTAGACGAGCCTCTTCGGCGGCTTTCTGGGCAGCCTCTTCGGCAGCCTTGGCGGCAGCTTCTTCAGCTAGGCGAGCTTCTTCGGCAGCTCTAAGAGCAGCTTCTTCGGCAGCCTTAGCGGCAGATTCTTCTGCAGCCTTTTGGGCGGCAGCTTCGGCCAGAAGAGCCTCTTCGGCAGCGATTTTGGCGGCCTCTTCGGCAGCCTTCTTCGCCTTGGCAGCAGCCTGTTTCTCGGCCTCAGCTGACAGGCGTTCCCTCTCCTCCTTCAGGGCCCTTTAAGATTATTTAGTAATtagtaaaaatattaaaatacgATCTAAGACCACCCACTTCTCTTCCCGACGCTTGGCCTCATCGGCTTTCTGGGCTTTCTTCTTCTCCAAATCGATCTCGTCCAGAGCTTCCTCGTTGACCGTTAGCAGGCGCTCCTGGCGAAGACGCTGCTTCTCCTTCGCCTCCACATCGAGTGGGTCCTCCAGGGGCCTAGGGGCAGAAAATTTTCTAGATGGACGGTTAGGATCCAACTCGGCATCTGAAATTTAGAGCTTGTCAGAAGAACCCTCGCCACAGTGCGTATGCTTCTCtattttattcttcatttcACATTAAATATCCTTTACTTTGGTGGTTCTCTCAGTTATATCAATTACATTATCTTGTACGACTAATACTTACTATGTGGATCGGCGATTGGTGGTTTGCTTATAGACGAGGCAAGGAAAATTGCAGATACAGTAGACGCCAATGGTTTAGAGTATTGTGTGGCATTAATgggaattttaaaaaagttctGGGTGTGAAGAATTAAACCAAAATGTGGTTAATGGGTTaagcatacatacatatatacatctCAAAATGCAAAAGAGTACATAAAGTAAGCTGAGGACTCGAAGTGTTGGACTGTGTGTATTGTGTCATTcaattttaagtttatttttctGCATCAATCCATAAGTCGTCATTTATATACAAAAATGTTGTCAAGTGttatatttcaataaaaatattttattactttGTTAGCAGAGTAAACGCTGCtatacttttatttatttaaaggatttttttaaatcaccCACTGGAGGAAGAATAACTTTCGAGCCCATAAAGAAAGATTTGTGCTTAAATCCGTATTTACAAATTAATATATTGATACATATTTGTAAGTAAATATCCCTAAAATGTGATTACATATGCATGAACATAACATTGGTTAACAAAATTCGCGCTGACGTCCATATCTTAAATGCCAAAAATGATGCACATGAAGTATTTATTAATTCGTAGTCAGTGATCATGAAAGTATATAATTTAATCGTCAGCTTTTTACTTAAGTTACAAACAAATTGAAAGAGAATGAATAAGTATCTACATTTTGGTGAGTCACATGAAAAATGTTAGTATCACAAGTGATGCgctgaatttatttatttttcttttattcgATCTTTTAAGCTGTTCTGATCTGACTTGTGTAAGTATTAGTCTGAGTAGTGAAAGCGCCAGAGTGTGTCGATATCAATTGTTCATCTTGTAGATATCGGCTAATTGTCTACCACGCAAAAGAAAGTCTTTTAGATTGGTTTATTTAAGAAAGAGAAGTGTATGTCCATACAAAAATCAGGCATGTTATCATTTAGGCCTCAACTTCAACAGCTTCAACTGGAAAGAATCAATCAATCATAAAACGTATAACGTTAGTGAAATACAATGAACTGAACAATTCAGGATGCAGCAACCAAATATGTAAGTTAGTTACAAATGAATAAACTAATTTAGATTCTATAGCACCGTATTTCAAGCTATCTTAActttaaagtaaatatttaaatgtaggaATTTATTGGACAAGTGGAGAACGCAAAAATTGAGAATTGATACAAGCCAATTTAAGTAATACGAATAGATATAATACTATTTTTAATCCAAGCCATAGGTGCCTTatcttgtttttaaaaagtaataacTATAATTGTCTGGCATGTAATGAAGAATGTAAATTATTCTCTGCTTGacttttgattgtatgaaaaGTGTTTCTTTGAGTTCCATCAACTAGGAATCTATTAAAGTTGTGAATGTCtattggaaattttaaaaacaagttCTTAAAGAAAAAAACCGAATACCCTTGTCCTTAAGTATGcaaattttaatgaatggtaATTGTTTGGCGCAACATCAATTACACTTATGCTTGAGTGATATATACAGGTGTCATCTTCAAGCGTAATGTAACAACATGAACAGTACTTACCTTCCTTTACAGGAACATGGGATTTCTTATCATTCTTCCAAGTCGGGTGTCTAAGGTACCAGGACAAGAGGTTAATATCATTTCGAACTTTGTCCGAATCGTACAATGGACTTCTAACATTATAGGCCTTGTCACCGCAAATCCTTACTGATGCAAGATGACTTTTACCTtttgttatttaattatttaaaaaatggaaTTTAATAGCCATTTACTATACAATTAAGATATCTAACCACAGTTGTGAACAGAATACATAGTGCTGTAGGTGGGCACCATTGCGAAATGCAACTTACCAACATATTTTACAGCTGGCCTCGGATAGTGCGAAATATTGTGAACCTCCTTGGCAATATGACGCACAGGATTTGTGACACGGGCCACATAAGCGTCTAGGGCCAGTTGCGAAGTCGGCTCGTAGGTGTAactggaaaaatatattttcagaatTTAGTATTCAATATAATGAGCAATGGACTTTGTggcatttttataaattaagaCAAATTCAAAGGGTAAGTTTACAAAAGTATAATTTTAGGCATATAAGATGAAAAGGTCATAaccatattttaaaaatcttaaaaagaGGTACCCAATTGGTATTTTTAGctaattaaatttcataaatTGTCAGTTCTTTCCAACGAATTTTTGCAAACGCACATGTCGTATGCGTGTTGTAAACGCAAAAATAACGCATACGACAAGTGGAACGAATGCAATTATCTTCTATGCCAAGGGCTCGTAAAATCTAAAAACTGCACAAAGATGGTCTaataaatacacaaaaacatatatttttgaatgcatATAAGAGCATTTTAAGCTATTTTCGGTTTTCTAAAGGGCCATTATTAGGTTTAAGGTCGGACTAGTGGTTTCTTATAAGGGAACCTCACTTACCCGGTGACTGGGAAGGGAGTGCAGCTACGTGCACGGCGCACCACGGGAGTATGCAAGTCACGAATCAGAGATTGCGCCCGGTTGCGAATCCGGCTTGTTTCCTCGGAGAAAGTCTGCAATTTGGATGGAATGTTAGAGGCGCGTCCCCAAAAAGGATTCAAATCGACGAAAGCTCAACTCCAAGTTTTCTGTGTGGCTAAGTGTGCAAGCTACGTGCTAAGAAACGGTGGACCAACTTACGGTGAAGGGCTCGGTATTGAGGTAATTGGTCAGGGCCCGGGCACCGTATCCAGGCGGCAGCCTCTTCAGGTAGGAGGGCACGGCGCGAACGGGGCTGGTAATGACCCTCACCGGCGAGGAGGTGATCCTCAGCGGCGAAAGCGAGCTACGGGGCGCATACACCCGGGTGACCGTGGTCGGGTTGTAGACGTAGGACGGCGTGTACGTGGTGTACGATGTCGGGATGTAGGTCGAAGTGTAGGTCGATGGCAAGTAGGTGGGGCTGTAGTAGGTCGATGGCGAGGAGTAGGAGTAGGTGGTGCGCTCCGGCGATGAAATCACTCGGGTCGTCGTGCGGACAACGCGAACAGGCGATGGGGAGTGTATGACGCGGGACACCACACGGGCGGGTGAGGTCACCACGCGGATGGGCGAGGTCACCACACGGGTTGCGCCGTAGACACGGCGGGGCACCGAGTAGCTCGAGTAGATGGGGTAACTCGACTTGTACACCTATTTGGCAACGGTTTCAA
This genomic interval carries:
- the LOC119563076 gene encoding uncharacterized protein LOC119563076 isoform X5, with the protein product MDRPSPEEAASFSEARKQILEIARNRPGTQVAKCILAYDEQLDLGSLILLLEELSKNTDYSTDLRISLGYYIEELLRHCLGSNHVARRSAIVAAGSALQYCGKIYGDRVEYMYQVVEHQIEALLTSEPQKEPASGSSGADNNAPKPEEPRKRRAKKLTKKEVDPYLLTVEPRRFKTMSDEKRFNQTGFVKCTRNRTIEYLYQDHTPPNLWRHAPIVDPHNPYDQDEKKQYKMFTYHVEHRYNTLLPDIPFERLNLIKEYVHSNQVNTAEILNEHMTTKDYLDEYIALENQMLAARYGATVRTRRRMDESGKRSLDGTTETELAKKVRLEENQPMDLEETAPAVAMDVDKLTMRENDISLATGDGLQNQISVDLGLGESINTSQEDSTINTTMDVSQVENSTLSVSQVDSALSESQVQDSSLSASQVDNSLSVSQVENPPLSSTLAINESSVLDSTRLDLPPPKDESLEELLQIDSGIGMEEVSHSSHVHTGQSFDDEGVVLSDVEDHRLLTDLIISSEEIEAKTVQIIEMNDDVAVNVPREVCYPILLNFLRLPHKGLRRKCFFKLPTAFDLFKQARLPAKREAQPKPPTAARVSTLRTDKETPQTTERNTGSSSCLEFDEEFNFLGFHQRRPTFDSGFDIEDMRVGSGAVSTIGEVKVEVEDPTENQASKAINETVAEALEESVNIRMESGLGDSIASEINDTTANQGADSSKLEVTENSGTESGLEATANSGMESGLGPNISSELDATAEPNALDSGILDTTQLDNSALEISTMLDLTTLNDKAPAKDLPANTPAPDDSIQDAGVEDCGDSIRSESPLENDISDIPDSSSMIRDWHRRLAPALEAAHERQNFNIKDLGTEILEVCKAGDGTATLAEVMADKDPSIMCRYMLASLVLTNHGNVTLHFGNRDKSPANNALYAAVQQDQEAALNLRSCQISNYYPLCSNVSLDRPI
- the LOC119563076 gene encoding uncharacterized protein LOC119563076 isoform X1, which codes for MDRPSPEEAASFSEARKQILEIARNRPGTQVAKCILAYDEQLDLGSLILLLEELSKNTDYSTDLRISLGYYIEELLRHCLGSNHVARRSAIVAAGSALQYCGKIYGDRVEYMYQVVEHQIEALLTSEPQKEPASGSSGADNNAPKPEEPRKRRAKKLTKKEVDPYLLTVEPRRFKTMSDEKRFNQTGFVKCTRNRTIEYLYQDHTPPNLWRHAPIVDPHNPYDQDEKKQYKMFTYHVEHRYNTLLPDIPFERLNLIKEYVHSNQVNTAEILNEHMTTKDYLDEYIALENQMLAARYGATVRTRRRMDESGKRSLDGTTETELAKKVRLEENQPMDLEETAPAVAMDVDKLTMRENDISLATGDGLQNQISVDLGLGESINTSQEDSTINTTMDVSQVENSTLSVSQVDSALSESQVQDSSLSASQVDNSLSVSQVENPPLSSTLAINESSVLDSTRLDLPPPKDESLEELLQIDSGIGMEEVSHSSHVHTGQSFDDEGVVLSDVEDHRLLTDLIISSEEIEAKTVQIIEMNDDVAVNVPREVCYPILLNFLRLPHKGLRRKCFFKLPTAFDLFKQARLPAKREAQPKPPTAARVSTLRTDKETPQTTERNTGSSSCLEFDEEFNFLGFHQRRPTFDSGFDIEDMRVGSGAVSTIGEVKVEVEDPTENQASKAINETVAEALEESVNIRMESGLGDSIASEINDTTANQGADSSKLEVTENSGTESGLEATANSGMESGLGPNISSELDATAEPNALDSGILDTTQLDNSALEISTMLDLTTLNDKAPAKDLPANTPAPDDSIQDAGVEDCGDSIRSESPLENDISDIPDSSSMIRDWHRRLAPALEAAHERQNFNIKDLGTEILEVCKAGDGTATLAEVMADKDPSIMCRYMLASLVLTNHGNVTLHFGNRDKSKPIEMSQFHMKLKSTQRMEIHPEDDVGNMSAAKSKSDVNMKAGPSKPAHVQMKRKSTDMASPEVFAKTVRLIQPIPKMRPTPSDADSGISSMGSSLASAPP
- the LOC119563076 gene encoding uncharacterized protein LOC119563076 isoform X6, with the translated sequence MDRPSPEEAASFSEARKQILEIARNRPGTQVAKCILAYDEQLDLGSLILLLEELSKNTDYSTDLRISLGYYIEELLRHCLGSNHVARRSAIVAAGSALQYCGKIYGDRVEYMYQVVEHQIEALLTSEPQKEPASGSSGADNNAPKPEEPRKRRAKKLTKKEVDPYLLTVEPRRFKTMSDEKRFNQTGFVKCTRNRTIEYLYQDHTPPNLWRHAPIVDPHNPYDQDEKKQYKMFTYHVEHRYNTLLPDIPFERLNLIKEYVHSNQVNTAEILNEHMTTKDYLDEYIALENQMLAARYGATVRTRRRMDESGKRSLDGTTETELAKKVRLEENQPMDLEETAPAVAMDVDKLTMRENDISLATGDGLQNQISVDLGLGESINTSQEDSTINTTMDVSQVENSTLSVSQVDSALSESQVQDSSLSASQVDNSLSVSQVENPPLSSTLAINESSVLDSTRLDLPPPKDESLEELLQIDSGIGMEEVSHSSHVHTDVEDHRLLTDLIISSEEIEAKTVQIIEMNDDVAVNVPREVCYPILLNFLRLPHKGLRRKCFFKLPTAFDLFKQARLPAKREAQPKPPTAARVSTLRTDKETPQTTERNTGSSSCLEFDEEFNFLGFHQRRPTFDSGFDIEDMRVGSGAVSTIGEVKVEVEDPTENQASKAINETVAEALEESVNIRMESGLGDSIASEINDTTANQGADSSKLEVTENSGTESGLEATANSGMESGLGPNISSELDATAEPNALDSGILDTTQLDNSALEISTMLDLTTLNDKAPAKDLPANTPAPDDSIQDAGVEDCGDSIRSESPLENDISDIPDSSSMIRDWHRRLAPALEAAHERQNFNIKDLGTEILEVCKAGDGTATLAEVMADKDPSIMCRYMLASLVLTNHGNVTLHFGNRDKSPANNALYAAVQQDQEAALNLRSCQISNYYPLCSNVSLDRPI
- the LOC119563076 gene encoding uncharacterized protein LOC119563076 isoform X3; amino-acid sequence: MDRPSPEEAASFSEARKQILEIARNRPGTQVAKCILAYDEQLDLGSLILLLEELSKNTDYSTDLRISLGYYIEELLRHCLGSNHVARRSAIVAAGSALQYCGKIYGDRVEYMYQVVEHQIEALLTSEPQKEPASGSSGADNNAPKPEEPRKRRAKKLTKKEVDPYLLTVEPRRFKTMSDEKRFNQTGFVKCTRNRTIEYLYQDHTPPNLWRHAPIVDPHNPYDQDEKKQYKMFTYHVEHRYNTLLPDIPFERLNLIKEYVHSNQVNTAEILNEHMTTKDYLDEYIALENQMLAARYGATVRTRRRMDESGKRSLDGTTETELAKKVRLEENQPMDLEETAPAVAMDVDKLTMRENDISLATGDGLQNQISVDLGLGESINTSQEDSTINTTMDVSQVENSTLSVSQVDSALSESQVQDSSLSASQVDNSLSVSQVENPPLSSTLAINESSVLDSTRLDLPPPKDESLEELLQIDSGIGMEEVSHSSHVHTGQSFDDEGVVLSDVEDHRLLTDLIISSEEIEAKTVQIIEMNDDVAVNVPREVCYPILLNFLRLPHKGLRRKCFFKLPTAFDLFKQARLPAKREAQPKPPTAARVSTLRTDKETPQTTERNTGSSSCLEFDEEFNFLGFHQRRPTFDSGFDIEDMRVGSGAVSTIGEVKVEVEDPTENQASKAINETVAEALEESVNIRMESGLGDSIASEINDTTANQGADSSKLEVTENSGTESGLEATANSGMESGLGPNISSELDATAEPNALDSGILDTTQLDNSALEISTMLDLTTLNDKAPAKDLPANTPAPDDSIQDAGVEDCGDSIRSESPLENDISDIPDSSSMIRDWHRRLAPALEAAHERQNFNIKDLGTEILEVCKAGDGTATLAEVMADKDPSIMCRYMLASLVLTNHGNVTLHFGNRDKSKPIEMSQFHMKLKSTQRMEIHPEDDVGNMSAAKSKSDVNMKAGPSKPAHVQMKRKSTDMASPEVFAKTVQRTMHFTQQYNKIKRLR